A part of Rhopalosiphum maidis isolate BTI-1 chromosome 3, ASM367621v3, whole genome shotgun sequence genomic DNA contains:
- the LOC113559739 gene encoding zinc finger MYM-type protein 1-like — translation MLLSSHVGTSKSDQTTNTLLISDNLNRDPGHKNTNALILFSSGFGPYQPNNIIFPQHLGRKFRTEWYTSFPWIEYSPSSNSAYCFYCRVFPSKTSDPTFVSVGFKQWSKASFKSFPQHEKSFGHKEASAKLAGYKNSKKSGSIISKVNTHHQQIVADNRAYLKCILDSLLFCARQGIAIRGHRVDEDSSNKGNFLELLTLRAKDNDIIQRYFIEKEKTFRYVSGDYTNTFLEYLANIVIENIIDNVIAAGIFSIIVDETQDLSRHEQVAIIIRYATKDLSPAEVFLGFYKTENTDGETLSMLIKSTLVSHGLKIENLRGQCYDGAASMRGSYKGVQARIKEENHLAMYIHCNAHILNLCLIDLAKQVSYVRNVFGTLNTLHNFIGASSKRHAIFEKMYSVLNISTCEEPKTLKSLSDTRWSCRLDALKAVLFNFQTVVSTLEDISENDAVYGSDANALLNQWQKKQYKNYAICGVKKVLITLGMK, via the exons ATGCTATTATCTAGCCATGTAGGTACATCAAAGTCAGATCAAACTACAAATACACtattg atAAGTGACAATCTTAATCGAGATCCTGGTCATAAGAATACAaatgctttaattttattttcaagtggGTTTGGACCGTATCAaccaaataacattatatttccaCAGCATTTAGGAAGAAAATTTCGAACAGAGTGGTATACTTCTTTTCCTTGGATAGAATATAGTCCTAGCAGTAACTCtgcatattgtttttactgtCGTGTTTTTCCATCTAAAACATCAGATCCAACTTTTGTTAGTGTTGGATTCAAGCAATGGTCAAAAGCTAGTTTCAAGTCTTTTCCTCAgcatgaaaaatcatttggaCACAAAGAAGCTAGTGCCAAATTAGCTggttataaaaattctaagaaATCTGGGAGTATAATTAGCAAAGTTAATACACACCATCAGCAGATAGTAGCTGATAATCGAgcctatttaaaatgtattttagacAGTTTACTTTTTTGTGCTCGTCAAGGAATAGCTATCAGAGGTCATAGAGTAGACGAAGACTCTTCAAACAAAGGAAACTTTCTAGAACTATTAACACTTCGTGCTAaagataatgatattattcaacgatattttattgaaaaagaaaaGACATTTCGTTATGTCAGTGGTGATTACACAAATACATTTCTTGAGTATTTagctaatattgttattgaaaatataattgataatgtaATAGCTGCGGGTATTTTCAGTATAATAGTTGACGAAACTCAAGATTTGTCTCGACATGAACAAGTcgcaattattataagatacgCAACAAAAGATTTATCTCCAGCAGAAGTTTTtcttggtttttataaaacagaaaatacAGATGGAGAAACACTttcaatgttaataaaatcaacTCTTGTATCTCatggtttaaaaatagaaaacttgAGAGGGCAGTGTTACGACGGTGCAGCGTCAATGAGAGGGTCGTATAAAGGGGTACAAGCAAGAATTAAAGAAGAAAATCATTTAGCAATGTACATTCACTGTAatgcacatattttaaatttatgcctTATAGATTTGGCTAAACAAGTATCTTATGTAAGAAATGTATTTGgaacattaaatacattacataattttattggtgCATCATCCAAGAGGCATgcgatttttgaaaaaatgtattcagttttaaatataagtacatgtGAAGAacctaaaactttaaaaagtcTCAGTGATACTAGGTGGAGTTGCCGACTAGATGCCCTCAAGGcggttttattcaattttcaaactgTGGTTAGTACTTTAGAAGATATTTCGGAAAATGATGCTGTTTATGGATCTGATGCTAATGCATTACTAAA TCAATGGCAAAAGAAACAATACAAGAATTATGCAATATGCGGTGTGAAGaaagttttaataacactTGGAATGAAGtag